A window from Primulina huaijiensis isolate GDHJ02 chromosome 11, ASM1229523v2, whole genome shotgun sequence encodes these proteins:
- the LOC140988428 gene encoding uncharacterized protein has protein sequence MTTNGSESINAKLVFARELPMITLLDSIQSLISSWFNNHRKAAVASTRHLTPWAKTTLRSRFIESQKMEVIQMTTFEYHVIGVGHDAVVELNRRTCRCRVFDIDRLPCAHAIAATGYHGIDIYELFSHYYTTNVWALAYTETIYPIPPSEEWNIPAGIDYLILLPPKVRVNK, from the coding sequence ATGACAACAAATGGATCAGAATCAATCAATGCAAAGTTGGTGTTTGCACGAGAGCTACCAATGATTACTTTGTTGGATTCAATTCAAAGTCTTATCTCATCGTGGTTTAATAATCACCGCAAAGCTGCCGTTGCTTCAACACGACATCTTACTCCATGGGCTAAGACGACTTTGCGATCAAGATTTATTGAGTCACAGAAAATGGAAGTTATTCAGATGACTACTTTTGAATATCACGTCATTGGAGTTGGTCATGATGCAGTCGTAGAGTTAAATAGAAGAACATGTCGTTGTCGAGTTTTCGATATTGATAGACTTCCGTGTGCACATGCTATTGCTGCTACTGGTTACCATGGTATAGACATATATGAATTATTCTCACATTATTATACCACGAATGTATGGGCTTTGGCATATACGGAAACTATTTATCCTATTCCCCCCTCTGAAGAATGGAACATACCTGCTGGCattgattatctgattttaCTACCTCCTAAGGTTAGAGTTAACAAATGA
- the LOC140988025 gene encoding homeobox-leucine zipper protein HDG5: MYGDCQVLSSMGGNTIPSDSSIYSSSIQNPNFNFMSNINPFNIFSPMIPKEENGMAKSKEEIMESGSGSERIEGFSGNEQEAEQQQPSKKKRYHRHTARQIQEMEGLFKECPHPDDKQRLKLSQELGLKPRQVKFWFQNRRTQMKAQQDRQDNVVLRAENENLKNENYRLQAALRSIVCPNCGGPAMLGEMGFDEQQLRIENARLKEEFERVCCLVSQCTSRPLQSLGPTPLLPTSLDLEINVYPRKFDQEHLPNCPSDMIPLAFMPENSHFSANALIMEEEKSLAVELAVSCMDELVKMCDTGEPLWIRAMVTTKEVLNLEEYSRMFSWSGNLKQHCNEFRIEATRDTAVVIMNSITLVDAFMDANKWMELFPSIISRAKTLQVVHSSVSGHASGSLHLMYAELQVLSPLIPTREAHFLRYCQHNAEEGTWAIVDFPLDGFHNSYPPSFPYYKKRPSGCIIQDMPNGYSRVTWVEHAEVEDDPVHQVFNHQVGGGTSFGAHRWLAVLQRQCERLASLMARNISDLGAIPTPNARKNLMNLAQRMIRTFCLNISTSCGQSWTALSDSADDTVRITTRKVVDPGQPNGLILSAVSTTWLPYEHNQVFDFLRDERRRAQLEVLSNGNSLHEVAHIANGSHPGNCISLLRINVASNSSQSVELVLQESCSDDSGSMVVYTTIDVDAVQLVMNGEQDSSCIPLLPLGFIITPADHIIEDPITNKANTKQASETEQLPNPGCLLTVGLQVLASTIPSAKLNLSSVTAINHHLCNTVQQINDALSNGHGSSNDSNFAESGNVLGPNLDAPPAIAVKQKSPETTS; this comes from the exons ATGTATGGAGATTGTCAAGTACTGTCGTCCATGGGAGGGAACACAATTCCTTCAGACAGTTCCATCTACTCATCATCTATCCAGAACCCTAACTTTAATTTCATGTCAAACATCAACCCTTTCAACATCTTTTCACCTATGATCCCT AAAGAAGAAAATGGGATGGCTAAGAGCAAAGAGGAGATCATGGAAAGTGGTTCCGGAAGCGAACGTATCGAAGGGTTTTCCGGGAACGAACAGGAGGCTGAGCAGCAGCAGCCGTCGAAGAAGAAACGCTACCACCGCCACACGGCCCGCCAGATCCAAGAAATGGAAGG GTTGTTTAAGGAATGTCCGCACCCAGATGACAAACAAAGGCTTAAACTAAGCCAAGAACTTGGCCTTAAACCTAGACAAGTCAAGTTTTGGTTCCAAAATCGTCGGACCCAGATGAAG gCACAACAAGACAGGCAAGATAATGTGGTACTTAGGGCAGAAAATGAGAacttgaaaaatgaaaattatcgGTTGCAAGCGGCGTTGAGGAGTATCGTGTGCCCGAATTGTGGAGGTCCGGCCATGTTAGGGGAGATGGGGTTCGATGAACAGCAGCTACGGATCGAAAACGCTCGGCTCAAGGAGGAg TTTGAGAGGGTCTGCTGCCTCGTATCGCAATGCACCAGCCGACCCTTACAGTCATTGGGACCAACTCCACTCCTCCCAACTTCTCTGGACTTAGAAATAAATGTATATCCAAGAAAATTTGATCAAGAACATCTGCCCAACTGCCCTTCTGATATGATTCCTCTAGCTTTCATGCCCGAAAATTCGCATTTCTCAGCAAACGCTTTGATAATGGAAGAGGAGAAATCTTTGGCAGTGGAATTGGCTGTGTCGTGTATGGATGAACTGGTGAAAATGTGTGACACAGGTGAACCACTTTGGATTCGAGCAATGGTGACAACAAAAGAGGTGCTGAATCTTGAAGAGTATTCAAGAATGTTTTCTTGGTCTGGAAACCTCAAGCAGCATTGCAATGAATTTAGGATTGAAGCAACTCGGGACACTGCTGTTGTGATAATGAATAGCATTACGCTTGTTGACGCATTCATGGATGCT AACAAATGGATGGAGCTATTCCCTTCAATCATTTCAAGAGCTAAAACACTTCAAGTAGTGCATTCAAGTGTTTCTGGACATGCAAGTGGTTCTCTTCATTTG ATGTATGCAGAACTACAAGTTCTTTCCCCGTTGATTCCCACAAGAGAGGCTCATTTCCTTCGATATTGCCAACATAATGCCGAGGAAGGAACTTGGGCAATAGTTGATTTCCCATTAGATGGATTCCACAACAGTTATCCGCCCTCGTTTCCATATTACAAGAAACGTCCTTCCGGCTGCATCATCCAAGACATGCCTAATGGATACTCAAGG GTGACATGGGTTGAACATGCTGAGGTTGAGGATGATCCTGTCCATCAAGTTTTCAACCATCAGGTTGGTGGTGGCACCTCGTTTGGCGCTCATCGCTGGTTGGCAGTTTTGCAGAGACAATGTGAAAGGCTCGCTAGCCTCATGGCTAGAAATATATCTGATCTAGGAG CAATCCCAACTCCCAACGCCCgaaaaaatttgatgaatttgGCTCAGAGAATGATCCGAACATTTTGTCTGAACATAAGTACTTCTTGTGGGCAATCTTGGACTGCCCTGTCAGATTCTGCTGATGACACAGTTAGAATCACCACAAGAAAAGTGGTCGACCCTGGCCAGCCTAACGGTCTGATTCTTAGCGCCGTTTCGACTACTTGGTTACCATATGAACACAATCAAGTGTTTGATTTCTTGAGGGATGAACGTCGTAGAGCACAG CTTGAAGTTCTTTCAAATGGCAATTCATTACATGAGGTTGCTCATATTGCAAATGGCTCTCATCCCGGAAATTGCATCTCTCTTCTCCGTATCAAT GTTGCTAGCAACTCGTCACAAAGCGTAGAACTCGTGCTACAAGAGAGCTGCTCAGATGACTCTGGCAGTATGGTCGTCTACACAACAATCGACGTTGATGCAGTCCAACTAGTGATGAACGGTGAGCAGGACTCATCCTGCATTCCTCTTCTCCCATTAGGATTCATAATAACTCCAGCGGACCACATAATCGAAGATCCTATTACAAACAAAGCTAACACAAAACAAGCTTCAGAGACCGAACAACTCCCCAATCCAGGATGTCTACTCACTGTCGGACTTCAAGTTCTTGCCAGCACTATACCTAGTGCCAAGCTCAATCTCTCGAGTGTTACCGCGATTAATCACCATTTATGCAACACGGTTCAACAGATCAACGATGCTTTAAGCAATGGACATGGAAGCAGTAACGATAGTAACTTCGCTGAAAGTGGAAATGTTTTGGGACCAAACTTGGATGCTCCACCAGCTATAGCCGTGAAACAAAAGTCCCCCGAGACCACTTCATAA